The genomic region TGTAGGCTACAATGGGCCTGTGGTTCATGAGAATACATTTTTTCAAAAGTTTTCCCCAACATTTAcaagatggaggaaaatctattctgACGGACCTTATGGGTCCTTGAGGCACATTTGTTCAGCATGAGGAAAGACACCTACATACAAAGTTTAAAAAGTCTCTAGGTCAAACGAGGCGGCGGAtatgagggtttaagtgagacTGCTTTATAACAGCGCCCCCTATAGGCCAATCGGTGGCATTATTTTTGACCAAGTTACTCATGGCCTATATTTTCAATGTGCCAAATTATAAAAAAAGTTAACAGTCTAAGCTTGAGTTAATTGACCATGTCAAGAAAAAAACATCTAAGAATAACAATAGCTTCGCTGTGAACCCATAATTAggacaaagagatcttctgtcaGCAGATGGGATTAAAAAGGCAGGATGTGGACAACACTCTTAGGAAAGGAGAGCAACTCTGGATCATTCATGTTCTGGGTTTCAGATAAATAGATGTGTGATTAATTTTTTTTATCTCCTTTTCCCATTTTCTATCACAAAGTATAGTGGATTTATACTATAGTCCAGCTGGGGGCGGTATTGCAACATAATAGATGCCAACCGTCGTTAAACCCcacaaaagaagaagaagaagaaaaataagaaGAATGCGGAAGTGAAACTGCGAGCGGGTTTCTTTTGTTTGTGACCACCATTCTGTCTTCGTGGACGAAGGCAGTACTAGCTGAATACCCAAAGCTCAGTCGACTGAAACATGTCTAAACTACAGTCACTGCGTGATATTTTTAACTAGCATTTAACAGTGGCTGCTGTTGAGAAAAAGGTAGTGGAGTACAAGGTCGGAGGAAAATGGTCGGCTACGAAGACTGCTGCGGATTACACCGGATATAAAACTTTGTAGAATAGGTTCGTATGTAGCTAGGTAGATCTACTAATATCTAGCGATTAGCAACAGTTCTAACCAAATAATAAACTGGTTAGGCAAATAGGGATCACATTATAAACAATTTATCAAAAATGTTCCCGTCTTACACGCCTATTCATGAATTGCGCCTCCATCACGTCGTTGTCAACGTTACAGATGCAGCAGCATATTTGTGTCCGACTGATGTTTAAAGTGGAACGGACAGcgtttaactactttgcagatatgaaacaaacatacACTCATATCAGtcaaatatcaaattcccagtttatgctacaaaaccaactttatgaggatttaaaaataggttatatttgactcaacattccatgatGTACACTacggcattgttggcagaatagatggatgcagttcaatgcatgattcatataattcaccaatacatttcttggcagtccaaaaaatattgctttcaggttgtaaatcacagctggcctgccTGGTACATAGTTTGCTGCCTCGTTATACACTTaaagtttcaatgactcaatattttggacaaaaacagacgaatgtaactaaggctgggaatgtcaatacaatcaaactagcaaggttCAATGATCACAAGTCACACCATGACTAATAgactagcgtatctatttatgtaacAAGCTtaaacacggagcctaacgttagctagctagctcttcggaggatgtcatgtcattggaggagtgggtgagtggctGACTGTTTCCCCTCATATATTTTTCGGTGGTTACAcagcaggtgtcatttggttagctagcaagaaatgttaATGGATTTGCTAGCTATCAATGCTGAACTTGAacaactgttatccagttagcatatctcttgcgttcgcaaattcactctggctatctactccgacttaataataataatatgccatttagcagacgcttttatccaaagcgacttacagtcgtgcgtgcatacattttttttgtgtatgggtggtcccggggatcgaacccactaccttggcgttacaagcgccgtgctctaccagatgagctacagaggacttcagagcactctcgtctgtagtgtgccagagcacagaataactgatgaatttacgaatgccCAACACCTCctgataacatgtaaacagcctaaccggctctgctacggcgagtaaaatggtcagagtgaggtgttctctcatttgtgtctgcaagtagctagcaagctagccaactttagccagttggcttgggtgcttggttgggacaagcatgcattggcaggcaagctgcagaaggacgagcaggctactTACTATTCCCCATCGTTTGTCAGTGCAATtctgacggccaactagctgaaaaagtgtggcaaatggcttgtttgcacgaaggcctactgtagctctgattggctatggcgcaccggtctgtgtagattTCAGTCCTGGACGAATTCTTGGAGTATCCCCAGCCGGGACTCTTACCCTTGTCCAGCAACTGTCAAACCTACCAACACCTTAACAGTTAAGCCAAGAGGTCCAAACTAGGGCTGTGAATGTTTAAACGTTAAAACGTTTAAAGCtgcaaaattgaactttttgggtgacctgaccaaattaacattgaaagcaagtctaagaagcggtagatctgttctatgtctgCTATTTCTACGCTTCCCGCACTTAATTTTCGTCTTCACATCTTTTACTTTAGGATTTGTActccagcttcaaacagctaaaaatacaatatttttggtcatggaaaatatatttcacagcggtttagatggtacaatgattctctacactatacttttttattttgtcacataaactgaaattaggcgaactattagaattttagcaaccaggaaatggcggagcgatttctgcatagtgcatctttaaatgaAATTGGGATCTTTAACGTTagatgcaatatgcagaaatcactccgccatttcctaGTTGCTAAatttctaatagtttgcctaattccagtttgtgacaaaacaagcaattcaTAGTGTAGAGGGTCATTGTACCATGTaaccaaaaatgtattttcagctgttttgaaGCTGGTGTGCAAAAACTTAAAcgtaagaacaggaagcatagaaatggcACTCATAGAACTGATCtacagcttcttagacttgctttcaataagaattacagatctataactcacatttctatgtgaatttggttgggttgcccaaaaaagttacatattgcatctTTTAAGAAACAATCCCTAACCAAAAAACAATGTCTATTATTTAGCTGTTGGTCTCCGTCTGTCCCATGTGCCATCCCTGTGCTGCGTGTCAGCTCCACGACTCTCTGGGTGTGATTATCCATAGCAACTGCTCAGTGCTCACGAGAcgtgagaaagaaagaaacagagagaagttAAGTAGGTACTTTTTTGTCACTGAACTCCAACAAAATTCATAGAATATTTTGTATTTTCTGTCAAATAATCTCTCCAGTCGACTCGGACAGTGTTCTAGTGTTGTATTTTATTATTTGACAACCATTGAAACACTTCTGACACCACGTTATGATCGTAAGATATGACTGTACAGACTGTACACAGCGCAGGAAGGAGCAAATGGCACTATATTCTGCATTGTGAATTCACACTGAATTTTTATGACATTTTCTTAACAGAAAAAAAGTCAGTTTTAAgcggttatttatttatttgtcacATCCCCGGTCCAAACCTCTTGactaggttgctaggtgttggattAAGGTTGCTACGTTACCCCCTtccatcgagagagagagagtgtccccACGCTTCTCTATAACAAGTCCCTCTTGTGTACACGTCTCTCTGATGGCCTCACGGGCATCGTTGCACTTCTGACGCAATGTAGCGAAGTCAGAGCATAGCCCCGACCTGGTCTCGAACAAAGGTCCagcgactgtcaagccaacaccttaaccgttacaccaagaggtccgaacctctcgacaaggtcgctaggtgttgggttaaggtcaaggTCGCTACTATATGATTAAATGGTTGTCTGTGTCACTGAAAGCTTTTTGAAATGGGATTGTGCACTCTGGCATGTCTAAAGGCTGTATATGTAACCTATCCTCccctgcagctctctctctctgaagaggaggttccccctgagcagcagcactgtgagcaggagtggagccccagtctggggcaggaggacccagagcccacacagattaaagaggagcaggaggaactCAGGGCcagtcaggaggaagagcagctccaagTGCTTGTGGACAGATGCATGTAACGTAAATGGTAGTAGCATCTGTCGACCGACTGGGATGTGATCGATAAACAAGGAGCTTTGTTCTGCTCTGCAGGTTTTTCCATCACTGATCGTTTGGACAAATCAGGATTTGACAGAGTTTCTGTTTTATAGGGTTGGAGACTTCACTAGTCTCGTTAGTACATTTTCTAACACGTCTCCCCCAGAACATAATCAAGCATCTGATGCAGTTACGCTAGATTTTATTTCTGTGTGTCTGAGATTAGGGTGCAGGAGGATAAACATGGAGCAGCCACGGTCTCCTGGAGAAAAAACGTATTTGCCAACGACCCCGGCATCCAAAGGGCTGGAAGAACAAGTGTGTCGAATGTGTGGATGTACTTTTGATGCAATAAGGAAGAAAAACAATTTACTTTTAGGAAAATATTATTCAATGAAACCTGACTACACCTTTACCTTAGAGGAGCTGATGGGACCTGTAACCATTGGCGATAACCTGATGTCTGTCTGTAGCAACTGCAAAGGTCTGCTCTCCCAATATCGCCGCTGCAATGCAGATGCTCAGAGAATCGCTGGTCTGGTGAAAAACATGACAAGGGAAAATACAGTTGGATGTAAAAGGTGCACCACATCAACTGAGAAATCACCGGAGAGAAAAAAGCCCCACTCTGTCACTTCTGTCGTTCCAAGACAAATTGGCTCCGCGGGAAGAAATCTGTTTCAATCTGATTCTGTATCCGTCCCATCAtcaacaccaaccactgtgactGCACCGACAACACCAACTCCTTTAATGTGGTCTCCAGAAACCGTAAAGGTTAGTATCAACGTTCTGTCAATCAAATTAGTCTGTAGCATAAAGCCCTTTCCCAAAAGAACTAACCAGAGCCTGTATCCAAAAAGCctgtcagagtaggagtgctgatctctaggatcagtttggccttttttagattataatgaataagattatatggacaggttgggacctgatcctagatcagcactcctactctgaggctCTTTGTGGAAATGGGTCCAGACCTGAAGATCacctgacgtcatgatttgacctcgtatttttcagagttcccagttgtcttgaaagcaccacgaTGCTGCAGCAGATTTGACTCTCAACGCCTCTATCTTTATGCTGTACATGTGATAAATAAAATGGCCTACGTAAAGAATACACTGTACAGACGCGCAAATGTAATGCCACTAAATTAttcaaattaacctatagaccgatgaGCATTACCAAAGGCATTACTTTCCCGACCTGTAAAACGGAACGTTCggtaaacgttctgagaacagaagtgaacatttagcctcttctgggaaggtacatgtttaggttgcagggaggttctgagaacctTTTACTCTGGTTTTATTAACGCTatgagaatggaaattataggttatttggccctgccgatgaaaaacatccccacagcatgatgctgccaccaccacgcttcactgtggggatggtgttctcggagtggtgtgttgagtttgcgccagacataacatttgatctcaattccattgagcacgtctgggacctgttggattggagggtgagggctagggccattccccccagaaatgtccgggaacttgcaggtggaAGATTGGGGTAacgtctcacagcaagaactggcaaatctggtgcagtccatgaggagatgatgcactgcagtacttaatgcagctggtggccacaccagatactgactgttacttctGATTTTGACcctccctttgttcagggacacattattcaatttctgttagttacATGTCTtttggaacttgttcagtttatgtctgttgttgaatcttatgttcatacaaatatttacacatgttaagtttgctgaaaataaacgcagttgacagtgagaggacgtatctttttttgctgagtttaataGGACACAtataaattaatttgcttagacattaatcatgcaaacagtttgttttattgtgacacggcatcagcgagatttgaacctatgatcttctgttctctatccctggaattagtccactgcgccaccaggatggagcatGCCATGGGCTTTTTtacgcatacaaagctgttcatttttagtctattcaaacagaccccatttgaaaggaaacaagcACTTATTAAGATAGAGGTTagagttttgttgacgctgagaacggaatgtacactgagtgtacaaaacattaagaacacctgctttttacattttagtcatttagcagacgctcttatccagagcgacttgcagttggTGGCATAGACtgtccaggtgaatccaggtgaaagctgtgatcccttattgatgtcacgtgTTAAATCCACATCAATCGGTGTAGatttaagccttaagacaattgacttggattgtgtatgtgtgccattcagagggtgaatgggcaagacaaaatatttaagtgcctttgaacggggttatggtagtaggtgccaggcgcaccggttttgtgttaagaactgcaacgctgctggtttattcacgctcaacagttttcccttgtgtatcaagaatggtccaccacccaaaggacatccagccaacttgacacaactgtaggaagcatcggtgtcaacatgggccagcatccctgtggaacacattcaacgccttgtagagtccatgacctgacaaactgaggctgttctgagggcaaaaggagggggGTGCAACGcaaaattaggaaggtgttcttaatgttctttaAACTGTGTATATTCTTGGAACATTTCTGAACATGACAAAAGTTTTCATGTGTTTTTTTGTGGAAAGTTTTCTTCATGTTCTGAGAATGGAATTTAGAACTAATTGGTGTTAATATGTAGAAGAAAAATGGTATATAAAATGTATGTTCCCAGAAAATTGCCAAGAACTGACATAAAGGAGAACCATACATTCATTATctgaatgttctgagaacatcgCTTGAGAACAATTGCAGAATGTAGTAAAAATATGACATTGAATAGAACCACATGGGAACTTGTGTGGAATGTTCTgtggaagtactgaaattcctacagaagaacgttgtttcttaacgttctcagaacaatttgaaaacatgactttaaagggatactttgggaatTTGAGGCCCTTTatggcttgcgaaattattccCCCCCCCCAGGCATTTttgctattttgttgcctttcaacctggaattaaaattgatttttggggggtttgtatcatttgatttacacaacatgtctaccactttgaagatgcaaaatattttttgtgtgtgaaacaaacaagaaataagaaaaaaaaaacagaacttaagcgtgcataactcttcagctccagctccttcaagttggatgggttccgctggtgtacagcattctttaagtcataccacagattctcaattggattgaggtctgggctttgactaggccattccaagacatttaaatgtttccccttaaaccactcgagtgttgctttagcagtatgcttacggtcattgtcctgctggaaggtgaacctccgtcccagtctcaaatctctggaagactgaaacaggtttccctcaagaatttccctgtatttagcgtcatccatcattccttcaattctgaacagtttcccagtccctgccgatgaaaaacatccccacagcatgatgctgccaccaccatgcttcactgtggggatggtgttctcggagtggtgtgttgggtttgcgccagacatagcattttccttgatggccaaaaagctcagttttagtctaatctgaccagagtaccttcttccatatgtttggggagtctcccacatgccttttggcgaacaccaaacatgtttgcttatttttttctttaagcgatggctttttttctggccactcttccgtaaagcccagctctgtggagtgtacagcttaaagtggtcctatggacagatactccaatctccgctgtggagctttgcagctccttcagggttatctttggtctctttgttgcctctctgattaatgccctccttgcctggtccgtgagttttggtgggcggccctgtcTTGGCAagtttgtggtgccatattctttccattttttaataatggatttaatggtgctccgtgggatgttcaaagtttctgatatttttttatgaagtcaccctgatctgtttggagagctccttggttttcatggtgctgcttgcttggtggtgccccttgcttagtggtgttgcagactctggggggtTTCATAactggtgtatatatactgagatcatgtgacagatcatgtgacacttagattgcacacaggtggactttatttcactaattatgacttctgaaggtaattggttgcaccagatcttatttaggggcttcatagcaaaggggataaatacatatgcacgcaccacttttgcgttatttattttttagaattttttgaaacaaggactttttttcatttcacttcaccaatttgcactattttgtgtatgtccattacatgaaatctaaataaaaatcaatttaaattacaggttgtaatgcaacaaaataggaaaaaacgccaagggggatgaatacttttgcaaggcactgtacttcccTAGAgacagatgaacttgtggataccatttctatctctctgtgtccagtatgacaGAATtcagaggtagttttgcgagccagtGCTAACAAGtgttacccatagacttccagtcatctgTTAGCACgatctcagaacgttatgtgctagctgggaaagCACAGATTTTGTTTTGTGATCAATCAATATAACCCTAGTTAATATGCATGTGTCCTGTTGGCTGAAATTAACCCCATAACTTGTATACATATTGGTTAAATTCTCCTGTCCAATATAACCCTGGTTATAGACCATAACCCTAGTTAATCCATGTCTACTGATGACAAAGCATTTTACACCATCTGTCCACTTTAGGGAGAAGTGGGCAGACTGACACTGTCCAACCCCGAGTCACAGACACAACCATCAACCAACCTTGCAGCGACAAGGTCAACGTGTCCAGCTACTCGACGATATGGAATAAACACGTTTAAAAAAGAAACAAAGGTTTGTTTAGAATGACAcctgaccccacacacacacacaacccagttAATACTATCAGTATATCAGTATGTCCAGTTACTAATAGAAATGTTACTTAATGGTATTATGGGTGTTAACCCCGATGACATGGCCGAATTCACAACCTGGCCCcattccatcatggccacctaatcatccacCCCAATTCCCAATTGGcatatcactcctcacctctccaccatgATAGCTGATATGTGGTGAGTGTTCTGGCACAAATTGGTCTCTGTGCTTCACTCTAGGGTGCTAGATCACTCTAGGGTGCTAGACATTGATGAAGTGAGTTTCCCCCATACTACGTAAAGAGCTTTGAGATCTTGCTCTATGAatccaatcaattaatcaattcaTTCATTTTTTTTCAGGTCGTTGTGAGGACGGCCAAATCAATGAAGAGTAGGATCCTTAAAGGCCCCTTTGAGAAAATGGGAACTAACCTGGCCCAGGGACGTTACCGCGCGCTACCGAGGTGTGTCATGTCCGTACCTGGCCTACGTGACGTAACGGTCGACGAGGTGCTCAGCGTTGTGGAGAAGGAATGTAGAAATCTAACCAGCCTGAGGTTCAATTCCATCCTTCAACGGATCGACCCGGATGACCTGAAGAGCTTCAAGTGGGAGAAGGTTCTGGCTGAGTGGAGGGAGAACGCTCCCACCTTCCTCAAGTTCCTGGAATGTGTCAGTACATTTTCTGAATTAAACACATCTCAGATGGCGACACAACGAGGTAAAGGACAGATGTGTGCGGTGGCAATGGCAGGTGTCACACTACTCAGAGCACGTTCAAATAAAATGTCTGCACCCATGGACTTCCCTCCAGACTccctgcagctctctctctctgtctctgaagaggaggttccccctgagcagcagcactgtgagcaggagtggagccccagtctggggcaggaggacccagagcccacacagattaaagaggaacaggaggaactcaggaccagtcaggaggaagagcagcttcaagGGCTGGAGGCTGATATCATAGAGTTCATATTCACTCCTTCCTGTGTGAAAAGTGAATGTGATCAGGAGGACCCACTTCAGTCCTTGACTCTTCCCCAAACCCAGActgtggagaacagagagagtgactCTAAACCAGTGGATCTCAAACCTTTTGGCACTGTGACCTTCTCCAAGAAGAGACTCAGCGAATGCCGCTTCTGCAAAAAACGCTACAACTCCACCTATAAACTGAAGACCCATGTTCGACTCTGTCACGGTGGGAAACCCTGCACCTGCCCTGTTTGTGGCAAGACCTTCAAACTCAAAAAAGATCTGTCCAGGCACATGAgtattcacacaggagagaaacgatttagctgtggtgactgtgggaaatgTTTCAGTCAGAAGGGAGTCCTAGAGAAGCATAtactgactcacacaggagagaaaccatttagctgtggtgactgtgggaaaagcttcaatCGCAAGGAGCACCTAACCAGGCATGTattgactcacacaggagagaaaccttttagatgtgactgtgggaaaagcttcagtCTCAAGAATAACCTAACCATGCATaaactgactcacacaggagagaaaccatttagctgtgggGACTGTGGGAAATGTTTCACTCGCAAGCACACTCTAACATATCATAAACAGActcatacaggagagaaaccatttagctgtggtgactgcggGAAAGGCTTCAGTCTCAAGAACAACCTAACCAATCATATacggactcacacaggagagaaaccatttagctgtggtgactgtgggaagagcttcaatcacaAGGCGCACCTAACCAGGCATacactgactcacacaggagagaaaccatttagctgtggtgactgtgggaaatgTTTCAGTCGCAAGCAGAGACTAACTGAACATATacggactcacacaggagagaaaccatttcgctgtggtgactgtgggaagagcttcagtctCAAGCAGAGCCTAACTGAACATATacggactcacacaggagagaaatcttttagctgtggtgactgtgggaagagcttccgTCTCAAGAAGAGCCTAACTGAACATATacggactcacacaggagagaacccgtttagctgtggtgactgtgggaagagcttcactcAGAAAACTAACCTGCTGACCCATGTGAAAAACGTCCACAAAGGAAGAAAACAGGATGAAAACTGAAAGAAAGTAGGATTAATATGTTCTGTCAGGAGATGGGAATAACAAGGCAGGATGTGAACAAAACTCTTAGGAAAGTCTTTAGTGCACGCTGTCACATCTGTCCCAAGCTGTTGCAGTTGTCAGGAGTCGCCTGTGTGACAATGTGTTCTTAATTGACCTGCCTggtaatatataaaataaaatctgTGTTCTTTCAATTCAGTTCCTTCAAGAAATCCTACATCACTCTATTACTTATATTAACTGTTTCCCGACGTTGTTTATTTTTTCCATTACCACTGGTCTGTAGTGTGTAGTGGAACTCCATCCACCAGGGGGCGCTGTGTTGTGTTATGCAAATAACACCCGCCAATACAAAGAAGAAAATGAGGACGTGAAACTAAGCGGGTTCGATTTGTTTGTGGCCACCCATAGAGATAGTGTTGTGTCGAGAAAAcattgctaattatgctgtgagaacaaggagatccgctgacgctgtacttcgatcataaaggtttatttatatcagaGTATTCCAGCTTCAATTTATGGATGTCTGCAGACACCCGGAGAACAGCCGACCCAAATTCAAATATGCTATTCTCACcgtcctttgtcccaaaccatagtatatatcctatgtaaattgatatgggtgttttcccctacagaccaatcccaggaggtcacctaacagacttcctctgttttagggtgcccctctaaaactgctctccagatgtctccctgggccaaatcaacattctctaagctaccatttgcaaacattaacaaagtcataattcctcaggTACTACAATAGCTAGAGGACaaatctttgtatctgtgccattatagcgtctgtataataataataataattttggggATGTTTATATTTGGCCTGTTACACAAAAGTGtgtaatggatttttttttttttttgcatatcccaaccccctgagacacccccagggagtggggtcacggccagagCAGCCATTACAGAtatacaattgagagcatcctgttggcctgtatcaccgcctggtacggcaactgcaccccccgcaaccgcagggctctccagagggtggtgcggtctgtacaacgcatcaccgggggggcaaactacccgccctccaggacacctatagcacccgatgtcacaggaaggccaaaaagatcatcaaggacaacaaccacccgagccactgcctgttcacccgctatcatccagaaggcgaggtcagtacaggtgcatcaaaaactggaccgagagactgaaaaacagcttctatctcgaggccatcagaatgttaaatagccttcacaagcacattagaggctgctgctgcctattgaaatcactggccgctttaataaatggaacactagtcactttaataatgtttacatatcttgcattactcatctcatatgtacagttgaagtcggaagtttacatacacttaggttggagtcattaaaacttgtttttcaaccactccacaaatttcttgttaacaaactatagttttgtcaagtcggttaggacatctactttgtgcatgacacaagtaatttttccaacaattgtttacagatagattatttcactgtatcacaattccagtgggtcagaagtttacatacactaagttgactgtgcctttaaacagcttggaaaattccagaaaatgatgtcatggctttagaagcttctgataggctaattgatatcatttgagtcaactggaggtgtacctgttgatgtatttcaaggcctaccttcaaactcagtgcctctttgcttgacatcatgggaaaatcaa from Coregonus clupeaformis isolate EN_2021a unplaced genomic scaffold, ASM2061545v1 scaf0090, whole genome shotgun sequence harbors:
- the LOC121558858 gene encoding zinc finger protein OZF-like yields the protein MGTNLAQGRYRALPRCVMSVPGLRDVTVDEVLSVVEKECRNLTSLRFNSILQRIDPDDLKSFKWEKVLAEWRENAPTFLKFLECQEDPEPTQIKEEQEELRTSQEEEQLQGLEADIIEFIFTPSCVKSECDQEDPLQSLTLPQTQTVENRESDSKPVDLKPFGTVTFSKKRLSECRFCKKRYNSTYKLKTHVRLCHGGKPCTCPVCGKTFKLKKDLSRHMSIHTGEKRFSCGDCGKCFSQKGVLEKHILTHTGEKPFSCGDCGKSFNRKEHLTRHVLTHTGEKPFRCDCGKSFSLKNNLTMHKLTHTGEKPFSCGDCGKCFTRKHTLTYHKQTHTGEKPFSCGDCGKGFSLKNNLTNHIRTHTGEKPFSCGDCGKSFNHKAHLTRHTLTHTGEKPFSCGDCGKCFSRKQRLTEHIRTHTGEKPFRCGDCGKSFSLKQSLTEHIRTHTGEKSFSCGDCGKSFRLKKSLTEHIRTHTGENPFSCGDCGKSFTQKTNLLTHVKNVHKGRKQDEN